AGTtccaagccccctgccatgACAGGGAAGACTTTCATTAGGTCAGGCTGCTTCAAACCCATGCAAGCCAATCTTGAACACTTCCTGGGATGGAGCATtcacaatttctctgggcatCCACAACTCCTCTGTAGTTCAGAATTCAGTAGTGGGAGTGTGGGAGAGGGACGCTTTTGCAGAGGGAAGATTTAAAAGGTTCAAAGGGGCACAAGAGAAGGTAGAGAAAAAGCTTTCTGGTTCAGGAAAGCTTTACCCTCAGTGCATCCCCACCAGCCAGCAGGGAGATCTGAGTGCAAACACAAGAGACATTTGATCCAGCTTTGAAAACCATCAGCTGAGCATTGCCTTGCAGGCTGCTGTGATGGAGAAGCAGCCCTGGAAGGAGATCACCCACGGGGAATATACAGCAGAGGTGGACAACTACAGCAAAGACTGTGGAGCTAGGAGAGCGCAGCCCTGTGGCCATGACAGCTTCCCCACTAGCTGCTCCTTCCTCTTAGCCTTCCTCACAAGCTAAGGACTGACCTGGGGCATGGACATGCTCCTCTCCTGAGCCCAGGCTCactccctgcaggaacagcctggtGCTCGATGCAGATGTCTGCCTCTGGAAAGCAGGAACTGGGAACAGCACTGAAATCCCACTCCAGCAGGATACTGATTTTGCAATAACAAGCCCCTTTATCTCCCTCAGCCGCAGGCTAGCTCTTAAGAGCATTAGCAAAGGGTTAATCCATGTCACCCACTCGGCACTTTGAGCACAAGCGTGGTCATTGTGTCTCGGGGTTTTGCTGAGCTGGTCGCTCCCCGGCACGGGTGCCAAGccgtgctgctgcccagccgGGCTGAAGGCCACGCTCCTGCCATGTGCTGGGCCGATGCTGGATGTTGGAGCGCACCGGGGCGCATCCAGCAGCGGGGATGGGCACTGCCTCGGGCTCTTCCCACCGTCCCCAGGCATCGGCAGCGGGGGGGACCAGCCCGTAAACCCCGGCAGGAGAAGGTGCACAGATTCCAGGCTCAATAGAGGGAGCACTTCAGGGTCGGTCCTGTCCAGGCAGATGTAttcccagagcccagggggCTCCCTGCGCTCCAGCTTCCAGCTGCCAGGAGACCACGGGATTTGACCCGGGGCATGCCCCAAGGCAGGATCCTCTGTGACAGCGCTACACGGTCACACAGTCCAGCCTGCCTCACAGCTTTTACCTTTACTGCACGAGCAAACAGCAAAATCCCAGCAGTCagatagaggaaaaaaaaaaaaaaaaaaaaaaaaaaaaaaaaggaaaaactaaaaACTCCCAAGAAACCAGCAATATTCACCGAGACAGGGAGGAACATACCTCCTTGGTCTGCTCTCCAGGGGAAACCAAGGAAAGGTCACTGCTTAAGAAGGATTAAccggaaaagtgaagaaatgaaagtagTTTCTAAGCAAGATCATTAGGAGCCATGGGAGGTTGAAACAGGTTTTCCTAAGAAATCAAAAAAATCGCTTGGAGAGAAACCCAGAAATACCGGCCCagccaaaacaacaacaacaaaaaaaggactGAGAGATGGATTAAGGTGTTCCCACATCCAAAACCTCATGGAGGTTACAAGAAACCTCTCTGCAAGTGCAAGGAGGGCCAGAGTACTGCTGAACTACTCCAGGTGGGAGCAAGAGCAGGTCCCATCTGGGGAGGAAGGCAAGCCAGGTCCAGCCACTGCCTGGCCCCACAACTCCCTTCCACTCAGCAGATGCCCTCATCTACATCTCTGTGTTGGGATGGGATGTGACAAGAGCTCGATCCTATCTGacctttttatttctcctttatgCACTACAGTAAATCACACTAAGATGGTAAGGCCACTGCTGGGTTTTAGAAATAGAAGCTGCTCACACGTCCAAGGCAACATTCCCCCCCTCAGAACCCActggggcagctcagcacaATGGCTACAGCTAAAGGCCACAGAtagaaaaagggaaatgaacAAAAACTGACCCATCTCCATGCAAGGCTGTATTTGTGCCAATGTTATTAGTGAGTAACAGCCTCTAACCCTTATACCTGCAGTGAGTCCCAGGACAGGCAAGGATGCAGTACAGGAGGGGCAAAGGAGACCCACATAGCCAGGGGAGCTCCAGGGGGTGCaaggaggagagaagagagcTACAGGAGGGGATGCTCCaaaagtcaccccaaaatcctgctggTCACACAggtgctctgctggctgctaGGGAGAGCCCTGGCACAAAGGCATTGCTGCTCCAAAACACCTGGCTCCCAAGCACTCAGGCACCATGGAGCACCTTTTCTCTTCATGGGTGTACACAAGTGAGCAGGCAGGTGGGGTAGGTGAGAGCAACATACATTCCAGGAGGCAAGAGCTGATTGCTACTACAGCCCCTCCACCTGTAAAACATCAGAGCCTGAAATGACAGGCAGAGAGACGCcaagcagagaaaaggaaaaggaaaaacagatttCTCTGCAGTTCTCATAGTGGCAAAGCCAGCAGAATTGCTGCTATGAAACCCTTTTGATTCCCGTGGCTCATATCCCACTGCACTGCCACTGACAGAAAATCAGCCCTAGGTTCTGGCAGGAAGGATGAGACAAGCACAGGAGGGTCTGCAGCATAAGAGTCTCAGCAGTGAGCTCAAACATGGATTTTGgcagatggaggaggaggagggttcctgatgtgcagctccagcacctggagaGATGTTAACAGCCAGTTTCCGCAGACAGGGGCTGTAAAGGATGGATCCTAAGGCTTTGCTCTTTCTCACTCCCTTTCCCACACCTGTTTTCCTTCCCCGTGGGGCTCTGGAGGTGAgagcaaggctggcagtgctAGGAGCAGGGACGCAGGGCTTGTGCCGACACGGAGGAGAGGCGAGTGCCGGCTGCTAGCTTTGCTGCTCAGGGCTTAATGCACTAAGAGCCCAGCTGATCGCTGCTCAGACGCCAAGGGGAACCGCAGGCGCTCGGGGCGGCCAGGCACCCAATGGTGCCGCGTTTCCCCGACCATGACGGGACACGGGCTCGGGAAATGCATCGTCCTTTGcctgctgccctggagctgcctgagctTTGCCTGGAGCGATGCTGCTGGGCCCGGGACCGCCTCGCTCGGCGCAGGACACGTCAGAaaggggctgcccagagccGCTGCCAACGAGACGGAGGCGCAGAGCAACATCTCAGGTACTGAAATGAGCGATCCCCCCTCTCCCTCTGCGGGCTGCCTGGGGCCCTCGGAGCCAGCGGGAAGGGCGCAGGGATGCGGTGTGAGGGCATGATGGTGCTTCTCTCGTCAGACACAGCGGCACTCCCAGGGCATGCACAGGGACCGCAAGGCTTCCGTGATATGGGAGAGATGTGTCGCACCAGAAGCAGTCAGGAGGCACAGGGAGGAAAGTCGACACTTAATGTTTTCCTTTGACAGTAAAAAGTCCCCCTCCACGATAACATCCATGCATATGATGATGGACCAGCTGTCTGCTCAGGGTGTGGGAGCACTGAACACATCCCTACCCCTAGAGACTGAGCTGCAACCCTTGGGAAgaaatagagattttttttaaaaagcacaaataATCTCCAACTGCTGAGggtgattatttttctttaatccACTTTCCAGGGCAAAGCACACACCATTCCCCAGTGAGTGAGACATGgcctcagggctgctgtgggatgaccacccacccagggctggcagcagctcagagagcccATGTCATGCTCCAAACCATGGTGACTATTGGCAAAGGTCATAACAACCACTGCTGGACAATGTAATCATAAACAGATCCAGTCCAGGCACTCAGCAGCctcccaggcactgctgaaTTAACTCATACAGACATCTGTTAACAGCACTGCTGAAATTAGAGAAAGTCTGATCTTACTCAGCCTCATTTGTTTCTTATCAGCTCCACTGGACTAGAAGCCTACACCATCTCAGTAAAAGCAGAGGGAAACCAGACCTTTCTCTCACATTAGCTTTACTATTCCACTTGAATTCCCCACAGAAGTTACCCCTAAGCTAGATAAAACACATTTCTGCCTGCAGGTTTTAAGCTTGGTTAAATTAGAGTTGATCAGagtattttcctttaatttagGCTATTGATACCCATGATGCCTGCTACCACACCTTCTTGGCCTCGTGGTAGAATATCCAGGTGGGGGGGTTGGCAAGCACATGGTAGGACTGCCATTCTTTTTGGAGCCTAACTTTTGGCTCTCCCTAGGTATTAGTGCAATGCAAAAGAGATGGCCTAAGCAGAATAATTAAGTAGCTCTGAATAGCTGTGAGTTACAAACTAAaggctgggaagaaaaaaagtctcTCTGTCTAGCAGAGAGtaatatttctttgttttaagtTCCAACCAACAATATTCTCCCAGAATATTGTGTTATAAAAAAACattctcttcctttccctcctaAAAATTGCTCTCTATGTACTCTCCCCAGCCTGCACCTTTCCAGTCTCACATCTGCTGTTCAGTAGCTGCTCACACTGGAGAGTCTGCAACTGAAAAGCTTATTTTCCAGATAAAGCTGCTAGACTTTCTAAGGTATTTCTTTTGGACTAtgcaaaaaaccacacacatgaaaaaaaaaaaaaaaaaaaaaacaaccacaaaacaaaaaaaaaagaacccaaactaccaaacaacaaaaaaccaaacaacaatgTCCCAGAGGCTTGCAGGAGTGACACAGGAGATTAGCAGCCCTTTCCACAGCGTCACTGGGGGGACCTTTGTCACCACCTACACTTAACACGTCCCCTTCTCCCCCAGTGCCATGCCCAGCTCTCCCCCCGCCACGCCATGGATACTACTACGTGGACAGAGGCTCCGGCGTGTCCCCGGGCTCGGTGCTGGTGTACTGGTGCCAGGAGGGATACCAGCTGGTGGGCAGCCAGAGGCTCGCCTGCCTCCGCCAGGACAGCACCTCATCCTGGAGCCACGCCCCGCCCCAGTGCCAGGGTAAGGAGCTCTCGGGCGGGACGCGgcccctgccccgctcccggggGGAGCTAACTCGGGTGGGGAGGGGCAGCACCGGCCCCCACACGGGCCCTTCCTCGCTCTGACCAAGGCAGcgggggcagcaggaggtggGGTGACCCGGCCACCCCAAACGGGGACAAAGAAGATCCAGTTTGACCCAGTCGGTTGTGGCCAGCACCGCTGAAgtgcctgccccagcagcagcactgcagcagcgtttcaggagctgcaggaggcagggggtgccaggggtgaATGCACCTGAGATCAGCTCAGCAGAGAACCAGAGCCTCCCTCattgccagcagctgctgctcaggtcACCAGGCCGGGTCAAACCCGGGCACCGGCTGACACCTGACCCCTGGgccaggcacagggagcccagggcactgccagagccTTCCCAGCAGGAGGAAAACTGAACTTCTCAGTAACCCGTACATGCTGAGCACGTGCCAGTTGCAAGTGACTCTCCTTAATactttttaacttttcttttaacattttaacttttcccccctttttagctgttttctttcccccttttaaatttttcttttttacattttcaacgttttttcctttttaacttttctcccttttaaactttccccccttttttaaCTTTAtcacatttaaattttttcctacttttcctGTTTAACCTTTTTCCTTTCTACTTTTAGGGCTTAACGTCTACTACCTTTATGCTTTATGCAAGACACATCAAATGCTTTCTATTTTCTGCCCCGTgtgattattttatattaattatcTGAAAAAATATGATGTATTAATACGGGGTTTTTTTCATCAACTCTCTGGTGTATTGAGCCGGCTGGCATCACCATGAGGTTTTATAATGGTTATCATTAAACATTCTCTGGAACGTCCCTTCGGGGTTACCTGCACGGGGGACGGCGGCCGGAGCAAGGGTGGCTCCCTTAGCCCGGCCCCGCTCTCGGCCCTTGCCCGCAGCCGCCGCGCAGCCCTCGGGCACCGGGTCCCGCATGGCGGTGGCCGCCTCGCTGCTGAGCGGAGCCGTCATCCTGGCACTGTCCGTCTCCTTCGCCGTGTGCTGCTGGCGGGACAGGGCGAGGAAGAGCCGCGGCGGGTGAGTACGGaggcggggcgggagcggcgcggcgGGCTCGGCGGGAGCGAGCGGCAGCTGAGGGAGTGTCGCTGCTGCCATCTGCTGAGACACGCGGGCTGTGCCCACTCGGGACACTCGAGACCCGCCTGTGCCCTTTCACAACCCTCCTGCTCACACATCTGGAACTATCAAGCATAGGTTTAACGAGACCAAGTGCAATGTGCAGCACCCGGGTCAGGGCAACCCCTGGTATTGGTACAGTCTGGGAGATGCacagatggagagcagccctgtgagaaggacttgggggtgcagGTGGATGAggggctggacatgacccagcaaAGGCACTCCCAGCCCTTAAAGCCAAttgtatcctgggctgcatccaaagcagcgtgagggaggggattctacccttctgctctgctccagtgaGACCCCCAGCTGGAGTGctccatccagctctggggtccctaAAGAGAGATGTGGACCTGTGAGTAAggcccagaggaggccacaaagctgatcagagggctggagcacttcTATGAGAAAGGCTGTGAGAGTTGGCATTCAGGCAGCAGCAAAAACTCCGGGAAGATCTTACAGCAGCCTTGCAGTACTTGATGGGACCCTACAAGAAACAGGGGTACAAGCTTTTTAGCAGGGCCTCTTAtgataggacaaggggcaattattttaaagtgaaagaGGATTGGGTAAGgctaaatataaagaaaatggggtttacaatgagggtggtaaaacactggaacaagttgcccagagaggctacagatgccccatccctgaaaataTTCAAGGTCAGACTGGATGGAGTTCTGAGCAACTTGATCTagttgaaggtgtccctgctccttgCAGTGGGGTCACTTTattgttctatgattctatgggCCTGGTGATCTACAAAAAGCTCCTCATTATCAGAGGAAGAAGGGAACAGACAGTAGGTGGAGGATGGTTAATAGGAATATCACTCTTCTGAGGCTAAGTTGagtgcacagcccagggctggggagggaaaggaggagcaCTCTTCTCTGGAAATAGCTGGGAGAAAAGTCACCAAAAGCTGGGTGGGAAGTAGGACTGGGCAAACAGAGGTAGCAGGACCACAGCCATAGAGAAtcatctcagcagcagcagcgcccaGTTTGCCTGGCATACACTACAGTCCAGCAAGGCCTCTTTTGTATCCTGGGCAAAGGATTACAGTAACAGGGACCATGCAGCTAGGAATACACCTTAACCAAGAGCCTGACTCATTAGCAGAAGTTcacaaggaaaaggagaaaaaaaaaaaatccctgcaaGCAAGAGAGAGCATCTCAGTCGTTCAACAGGCACCAAGCACACCTCTCCCCACAGGCCTGCTCTTCCCTGAGTGGTGCAGCCCTTATCTGCAGGGCTGAAACAGCGTCAGTCCTTCCCTCTGGGAACACAGGAAGGGGGTAAAATCATTGGGTGACAGCGCTGCCGTAGGATACAAACATGCCAGATCCTTCCAAGGGTGTGAGCAAATAAAAGCCCGACCACAGAGCCCAAAGCAAGCACCTGCATGGCATGTCTCTCACCACCCggcaggcagcagcaaaggaaagCCAGAGGACGGAAGCGTGGCCCCTCCACGGCCGAGAGGGGCAGGAACGCTTTTGGAAGACTCAAGCACTACCACCGGCGCGATTACCACTTGTCGGCCGTCTCCAGCTCCGTGTTCCCAGGGGCATTCGCAGGCTGCGATAACCTGGCTTTCCACAGGTACGGTTCAGCACCAGCCCCTGCCGCTGCCTCCCAAGCTCCTCACACAGGGACGAGGTGCTCGCAGGCTGCccgcaggcaggagcagccagtgTAGAACAGCTCAAGTCCTTGAGCAGTCAATCCCCTGCTTCACCCTCTGACGTGCTCCCCACCCAGCCCCGACGGCAGCGAAGCCCTTGCACCCGCTGCTCTTTTCCAAGCGGGAGGGAAGCCCGGGGCTCCCTTTGCCCTGCCTCAGCATCACTGGGTAGGCTGCAGTCTCCTTACCATGGCCTGTCCCGCTTGCCTTTCCCAGcagcgcagcccagcagccGGAGGTGCCCGCGGGAAGATGGCGCTGTGAGGCCCCGGCGCCgctgcggcccggcccggccccgggcagCGGCCCGCCCTGCCCTCTGCCCCGGCACGGCCCCCGGCTGCCCCGGCACGGCCGCGGGCCCCGGCTGCCCCTCGGCTGCGCCGGCCTGGAGGAACACAAGCTCTTCGGCAACTTCGGCAAGCCGGTTTGAGAATTTAAACTGCCATTCCACTTCCTTCCCCCCCGCCCCTTTTAACGCTGTTAACTCCTTGAGCTCAGGAAAGCATTTCGGAAGAGCCAATTAACTGCACCTGGGTTTTCAAATGGAGAAAACCTGACACTTCATGCTGAAAGACAGTTTTTTATATaatccttttatttccttcccctgcccagcagtgcaCATTTCAAAGAGGAGTTTCCGGGTTATAAACTTCTCAAGTCAAGTCTGAGTGGCCTCAGCTTAACCTAAAGTCTATGCATAGACTTCTAGGTTTTGAACATGAGTCTGATTTTCTGTTTAGGGCTGTTTTAAAGGCTGAAAGTGTAAACAGCTACCAGGAACAAAGAATGAGATTAGATATCTGGAAGCATTTACAATTAATTGCAGTTGAATATAGATAGAGacttaaagggtttttttgttagcATTCAGAAGTCACCATATCCTCCCACTTCTATACGGACAGTCTTCGACTTGGAAGATGTATTGACAAGAGTGCAGAGCTAGCCAGTCAAGGGGAAGACATTAATTTATCTTTCATACAAAGAATCTAGCacatctgaaaacaaacaaacagaacaacACCCactctggaagaaaaaaaaagcagaaaggaaagaaaaaaaccccaacccaactcttggggttttttcatctcttttttccAGCATTAGGAATTCAAATCACCTGTATCAGAACCCATAGCAGGACTCAAAGAGCTAACCATCAATTGCATTCAGAAAGCAATAACACTGTATTTGTGTCCAACATTTCCTGGGTGGAAGTCCAGGGGCGTGCTCCAGGAGCACATGCAGGGCCTGGCCAGGCACTCCAGGACACCCGAGCCCCTGTTTGCACCCCAGGAcgcagctgtgccctgcagcgTGCCCGAGGCGCTCTGGGCACACAGGCTCGGTGAGTACTGTGACATCAGTCTGTGCAGAGACACTGCTGGGATCTCAGAGGTGCTGTGGTGCCAGAGGAGGGGCTGGCAGTAAGAAGGAGCACCCCAGAATGCCCTGCTGGCTCGAGGACCCAACATGTGACACTCGTACAGTCCTGCTACAAAGGCTGGGAGTTTTAGTCTGCTGACTTCATTTCTGTCAACATTTGCATCGCATTTCAAGGAAAGAAGCCTTAAAAAGATGCAAGGCAGCACTTCCTTGTGATAAGAGGAGGTTTGATAGTAGATGTTGATACTGCTACCACTTTTCCCTGGAATAAGGGCTAGGGACActgtttttttctatttctaataATAAAGGAATCTATTCCAATTTCATCTcctatgtatttttttttttttttcacatgacCAAGCTATGGGAAGTCTGGAAGCAGGTAGTAAAACATTTACAGATCCCTGGAAAATGATGATGTTGGCAGTGGCCATTTACCAGCAACTGCACAAGAAGGAAAATATCTTTCATTCTCTTAAGGCAACTGATGCCTTAGAAAGGACAGGGAAAACAAGACCTGCTGTGAGCTTCCCTTCAGCTCACATCCTAACCTTACCTTCTCCTCCCTCTTCTTCCACCAAGTCTAATGCACAGGGAGGGGAATAATCCCGTTTCAAGGTAAActgttcaaaagaaaaattgaataGGATGGGAATGAGACTTTCCCCatctatttctttctctgttccTCTCCCTTGTTATGTTTTAATGAATCCAAAAAACCTCACTACAATCTTCTCTCTCTCCAAAGAGATTTTTgttgaaaaaatacatttgggACTCTGTTCTTCCTTGGATCTGAGTGAGGCTTGAAAACCAAAAgtgtgattttttattttttttttgctatataCTATTAGAGATTGACATCTGCTTTCACTATAAACTGAAATTATGCATATTGCAGATATAAAAATCTTTTGCCAAACATGTCTAGAAAGTTGCTGATTTGTCAGCAACTTCACATGAAGTGTCATGACTAAAAGCTGGCATTTTCAATAAAAAACTGACACAGTAGTTTTTGTACAGAGAAAATTGTCAACTTGAATCAAGCATTTTATACaattggtattttaaaaattatttacttgaCAAAACTGAAGTTTCCTTGGAGTAacattttcctgactttttttttaatgtgtgcaTGCAAACTCTGCTTCCTAACAAAACTCTTTGATCCCAAATCATTGTCCTAGCCAAATTTCTCCAGCAAGAAAGAGAACACAGTCTTCCTCAAAAGTCATCTCAAGCAGCAGGAGAACCAAGGGAAGAAATATGGGCTAAGGGCAGGAAGGTCAGCTCTATACAAGTTTCCCTATCTACCCTTTAGTCTTTGCCTCAGCTCCTTGAACCAGCACAGCAAGAGCTGAGTGAAAGTGTGAAGAGCCACACTCAGCTTCAACTCATGAAGGCACCATCAGCGAGGCAACAAGAAGCACAGTTTGCATTTATTTACCAAatgaggagggaggaggaaagcaaCTCTATAGAAGCTTCCAGTAATTTGCAAACTGGAAGAAGCAAAGCTCTTAGACTATAATCCCATGCATTCTTGCCATGTTACACAGAGGTTCCTGTTGGAGCCAGCATCCACTGAACCACATATAtcacctttttttaaatttaaattatatacaTTCAATatcctgcacagagctggacCTTGGAACTGAAGGAAACCATCTGAAGTGGGATGGAGATGCTGCAAGGCCAACTCATTGCCCATGCTGTCCCAGGCAAACCTCACAAGCAGTAGCTTTCTGCTGAGTGTCTGAACAAAGCACTCCCAGttggttctttttttaaacagaattttaaccTTCAGACTCCACACTGTAAACCTCAGCCTGCATGCTTATCTCAAAAGAGCTAAACAAGCTTTGGTCACAACTTGAAATTCTCCAGTGAAGGCTGGTGTACCAGCCTCCTGTGACTGTTCAGCACTGGCAGAAGAGATCTCAGACTCTCTGGAGATCTGGCCAAGATTAGTGCTGGGACCTGTAACATCCAAATACTAAAGGTATGAAATTATAAAAACACACTCATTGTGACCTTGAAAACAACAGCCACCTTCTGGCAGTACAAGCTTTCTACAGTAACATTTTAAGTGCTGGTAGGAAGAGGAAAGAGCTGAGCAAGTCTCATTCTCCCTCTATGCACCTCAAACACACACATTTTGGTCAAAGTTTTAAGTCTGAGGactgggaaaaagaaatagCAATCTATGAAGATTTCTCAGGAGACAACAGTAACTATGTGATGCCTGTATCCCACTGAAAGACTCACCTGAGTTGTAGGAGATGGAACCTCCTGACCATCAGATGTCAGGCAGATCACTCTCCCACAGATTTTAGATTAAAAAGGACTTTTCTGTActgttttcctctgcagtgATGCGACCTCTGTTCAAATGACTTCCACACCTAATGCATTGCATCAGACCCCCCTAGACCAGTATTGTTCATGAGCAAAGCCAGTAACAAATCTGCAGCTGCCAGGTCACCCAACTCACCTCAAACCCTCACAATGCAGCAATTCTGAGCACCACAAGTCACTCCAGCTCCCTGAACTTGTATGGCAACAACTTTGTATGGCCATTTCCATCTGAAGAGCCCTCAGTTTGCCACAGAAACATAACAGCAGTGTGTCTTGGGCAAGGCATAGCCCAGAAAAGTAGGGAAGGTGAACACCTTACTCATTAACAGTACTCTTGCATGTGGATCACAGCATCCTGAGGCTATGCCTTTTCTTACACTGCAACCCAAAGCTATGATGATACttcacatttttattctttagaAGCTTTGTTTATGGTCTCAACTATTAAGAGAAGAGAACTCAAGAGCTCCTTCCTATTGCTGCCTGGAATCAAAAGACAAAAACTTTCCAAAAAATATTAAGAGAGGTAAGATAAAAAGCAATTCTTGAATGAAAGCTTTTCGGTGCGCAG
This region of Ammospiza caudacuta isolate bAmmCau1 chromosome 5, bAmmCau1.pri, whole genome shotgun sequence genomic DNA includes:
- the LOC131558292 gene encoding uncharacterized protein LOC131558292, coding for MTGHGLGKCIVLCLLPWSCLSFAWSDAAGPGTASLGAGHVRKGLPRAAANETEAQSNISVPCPALPPPRHGYYYVDRGSGVSPGSVLVYWCQEGYQLVGSQRLACLRQDSTSSWSHAPPQCQAAAQPSGTGSRMAVAASLLSGAVILALSVSFAVCCWRDRARKSRGGQQQRKARGRKRGPSTAERGRNAFGRLKHYHRRDYHLSAVSSSVFPGAFAGCDNLAFHSSAAQQPEVPAGRWRCEAPAPLRPGPAPGSGPPCPLPRHGPRLPRHGRGPRLPLGCAGLEEHKLFGNFGKPV